One genomic segment of Sanyastnella coralliicola includes these proteins:
- a CDS encoding TlpA family protein disulfide reductase: protein MNQILLTFLSLVAIAGCSSAPANEKADNDAKQETVAQATSQEPTAVAVDPGYINGVTDKNRGEKEGEVRIHGTIRGLAQGVPVKLYVTEGKNQFEIESTTFGADGFDFGVQKLKSGFYMLGVNDNVTNLMAFIVNGEEQDIELSFNSSRLDAQPTAVTSEENKGWFSYYMIQRQADNTVQQLRRQRSNSSFKERIDQQIKEQEKLKRDAAADHIKRYPDSFLAKFLTWNYAPQKSNMATYWDDIDFTDKSLVRMPVMNGRIQEFMRTFSGGKDAGFYNCVDILYGKSQVDTEVMEFSLYTMADGFFQSGLEHVSMYIIDSYIMGEDCPADISDVLKSRAQGLVNLQIGKVPPNFDIENWDGGRTVLYDEVKKHDYTLVMFWASWCHKCEQEIPVLKNVYAMYKDRGFGVINVSVDNTRNQWVNAIEENGMTWPNVSQLQMWDSPVAKDYRVTKTPMLFLLNKEGQIVDKPTRIFQVENFLKKNL, encoded by the coding sequence ATGAATCAGATTCTGTTGACTTTCTTAAGTCTAGTGGCGATTGCCGGATGTTCTTCCGCGCCAGCGAATGAGAAAGCAGATAACGATGCAAAACAGGAGACTGTAGCTCAAGCTACTAGCCAAGAGCCAACTGCAGTGGCTGTGGATCCTGGATACATTAATGGAGTTACAGATAAGAATCGCGGAGAGAAGGAAGGCGAAGTTCGCATCCACGGAACCATTCGTGGATTGGCACAAGGTGTTCCAGTGAAATTGTATGTAACAGAAGGAAAAAACCAATTTGAAATCGAGAGCACAACATTCGGTGCTGACGGATTCGATTTTGGAGTACAAAAGTTGAAGAGCGGTTTCTACATGTTGGGCGTGAATGATAACGTGACGAACCTCATGGCATTTATCGTCAACGGTGAGGAACAAGATATCGAACTGTCATTCAACTCTTCTCGACTTGATGCCCAACCAACCGCAGTCACTTCAGAGGAGAACAAAGGATGGTTTTCATACTACATGATTCAGCGTCAAGCAGATAACACTGTTCAGCAATTGCGTCGCCAACGCAGCAACTCATCATTTAAGGAACGCATTGATCAGCAGATTAAAGAGCAAGAGAAACTCAAGCGAGATGCAGCTGCAGATCATATCAAGCGTTACCCAGATTCATTCCTAGCCAAATTCTTGACGTGGAACTATGCTCCACAGAAATCGAACATGGCGACTTACTGGGATGATATTGATTTCACAGACAAGTCATTGGTTCGTATGCCGGTGATGAACGGACGAATTCAAGAGTTCATGCGCACCTTCAGTGGTGGTAAAGATGCTGGATTCTACAACTGTGTAGATATTCTTTACGGTAAATCACAAGTTGATACGGAAGTGATGGAGTTCTCACTCTACACTATGGCTGACGGGTTCTTCCAGTCTGGATTGGAGCACGTATCGATGTACATCATTGATAGCTATATCATGGGTGAAGATTGTCCGGCAGATATCTCTGACGTTTTGAAGAGCCGAGCGCAAGGTTTGGTAAACCTTCAGATTGGTAAAGTACCACCAAACTTTGATATCGAGAATTGGGATGGTGGTCGCACTGTACTTTACGATGAAGTGAAAAAGCATGACTACACATTGGTGATGTTCTGGGCTTCATGGTGTCATAAGTGTGAGCAAGAGATTCCAGTCTTGAAGAACGTATATGCGATGTACAAAGACCGTGGTTTTGGTGTCATCAACGTTTCCGTTGACAACACGCGTAACCAGTGGGTGAACGCCATTGAAGAGAACGGCATGACATGGCCAAACGTATCTCAGCTTCAGATGTGGGATTCTCCAGTAGCGAAAGATTACCGCGTGACGAAGACTCCGATGTTGTTCCTATTGAACAAAGAAGGGCAGATCGTTGACAAGCCAACACGAATCTTCCAGGTGGAGAATTTCTTAAAAAAGAATCTTTAA
- a CDS encoding isoaspartyl peptidase/L-asparaginase family protein has product MAKQYGLVLHGGAGTLVKDEMTAEKERMYRSALLRALSAGEEVLKNNGDALDAVIATVKVLEQEPLFNAGVGAVMTHEGVHELDASLMEGKERKAAAVCAVRRIESPISLCRMVMDSEFVMLNGEGAEQFAKEQGVPFVSNSHFTTTLRKEQLEEAKKNNRVQLDHTDNREKYGTVGAVAIDKNGTLAAATSTGGMTNKRYGRIGDSALIGSGTWADNRNCAVSATGYGEFFIRSAVASRIASMIEYGGLSLADAGSKVINHEVGDIGGDGGVISIDKDGNIACPFNSEGMYRAWVKEGNPLTTAIFTDDAVAHE; this is encoded by the coding sequence ATGGCAAAACAATATGGATTGGTCTTGCACGGTGGTGCAGGAACATTGGTGAAAGATGAAATGACAGCTGAGAAGGAGCGCATGTATAGAAGTGCGCTCCTTCGCGCGCTGTCAGCAGGGGAAGAAGTGTTGAAGAACAACGGCGACGCCTTAGATGCAGTTATTGCAACAGTGAAAGTGCTGGAGCAAGAGCCACTCTTCAATGCTGGAGTAGGCGCGGTCATGACGCATGAGGGAGTACATGAATTGGATGCTTCCTTGATGGAGGGCAAAGAGCGAAAAGCCGCTGCCGTGTGCGCAGTTCGTCGCATTGAAAGTCCGATCTCCTTGTGCAGAATGGTTATGGACTCTGAATTTGTCATGCTCAATGGAGAAGGGGCAGAGCAATTTGCTAAGGAACAAGGTGTGCCTTTTGTCTCAAACTCTCACTTCACGACCACCCTTCGCAAGGAGCAACTGGAAGAAGCGAAAAAGAACAATCGTGTCCAACTTGATCACACTGACAACCGTGAGAAATATGGAACGGTTGGTGCCGTCGCTATTGACAAGAACGGGACCTTGGCAGCAGCGACCTCTACCGGGGGCATGACCAACAAACGCTATGGTCGCATCGGTGATTCAGCACTCATTGGTTCGGGAACTTGGGCAGACAACCGCAATTGTGCTGTCAGCGCTACAGGGTATGGCGAGTTCTTTATTCGTTCAGCCGTCGCTTCACGCATTGCGTCAATGATAGAGTATGGTGGTCTGAGCTTGGCTGATGCCGGCTCCAAAGTCATCAATCATGAAGTAGGCGATATTGGTGGCGACGGAGGAGTGATCAGCATCGATAAAGATGGAAACATTGCTTGTCCGTTCAACTCCGAGGGAATGTACCGTGCTTGGGTCAAAGAAGGGAATCCATTGACAACAGCGATCTTTACTGACGACGCAGTCGCTCATGAATGA
- a CDS encoding T9SS-dependent choice-of-anchor J family protein → MKLVYTLFGVLLSVGASAQIIFEEYFDNGMPAEVVLVNLDELTPDDPDLATMADSAWTVRNISAQGFGGGSGSDAAFSVSWYEGDEGPSDDWMILPGVQLGSDPYLSWTGMAITSSGDFRDQYQVFVVADGQAIENFFLAAPIFDTGNEGEEIEETFHQMSLADFANETVYIAFRNFTQPYNPDLPTGPGNGGNELAIDNIVVSEGAVAVQEIPDVEIRCWPLPADNELRVQFDQAANDLTWSIVDLKGKVVLQSSEGDLAPGAQISINVSALATGNYILNVTANGSSSTTQVSIR, encoded by the coding sequence ATGAAACTAGTATATACTCTTTTTGGGGTGCTATTATCTGTGGGTGCCTCAGCTCAAATCATTTTTGAAGAATACTTTGATAACGGCATGCCTGCCGAAGTGGTTCTTGTAAACCTTGATGAATTAACTCCTGATGATCCAGACTTGGCGACGATGGCAGATTCTGCATGGACTGTCCGCAATATCTCTGCGCAAGGATTCGGTGGTGGTTCTGGTTCTGACGCTGCGTTCTCTGTATCATGGTACGAAGGTGATGAAGGTCCGTCGGATGATTGGATGATTCTTCCTGGAGTTCAGTTGGGTTCTGATCCATATTTGTCATGGACGGGTATGGCTATTACCTCTTCTGGTGACTTCCGTGATCAGTACCAGGTGTTTGTGGTAGCAGACGGACAAGCCATTGAAAATTTCTTCTTGGCGGCGCCCATCTTTGATACGGGTAATGAAGGTGAAGAGATTGAGGAAACCTTCCACCAAATGTCGTTGGCTGACTTTGCGAATGAAACGGTATACATCGCGTTCAGAAACTTCACGCAGCCGTATAACCCAGACCTTCCAACAGGACCGGGGAACGGAGGAAATGAATTGGCCATTGATAACATCGTCGTGAGCGAAGGCGCTGTTGCCGTTCAAGAGATCCCAGATGTTGAAATTCGTTGCTGGCCGCTACCGGCAGACAACGAACTCCGCGTACAATTTGACCAAGCGGCGAATGACCTCACGTGGTCAATTGTTGATCTTAAAGGTAAAGTTGTGCTCCAATCCTCGGAGGGAGATCTAGCTCCGGGAGCGCAGATTAGCATTAACGTTTCCGCGCTAGCGACAGGCAACTACATTTTGAATGTCACTGCAAATGGAAGCTCTTCAACTACGCAGGTAAGCATCCGCTAA